Proteins encoded within one genomic window of Vanrija pseudolonga chromosome 3, complete sequence:
- the SPAC167.07c gene encoding putative E3 ubiquitin protein ligasec, with translation MWNPDGSGRHAPVNLSTHSSSSSSALLNNIRAERTAREEQRKREAAATVIQSLWRGRSAAARVQNELLDAFERGQFPSVERGVRALVVLLGQDRPATRQRVGKILEAWTTAARQVDGAGHPAFAAGLTDPEYLLVFALVCARILGFVSGSPRTQLAAHLLSSLDAFLEPAAWGAVPDAQRAAFVTVLASQQWVETGVKVLKDLVAASLPKRKHASLQPLVRLLTPAILPITTDSPFVPPLVNVLLAVPSLASSIPITSVPYLSTHLALFSALLPAAAANPELLSQNGLATELGRTHFLANLATFGINGGLLARNGRQGMTDWMKVVGTVIGTLGEGWGQWVERAGATGAAGAHTRALARAAETIDSDDEAGDGRKVHRPVLPASVSTKLLLLTSSDQLATLASFVLNSTSPGLLGDFADFVLGILKAFRGSTRWEATLDAVLEGKRGRASVKQLWREGVRGKWDSSRRGWDNWQQNPNTSVLLLLSHVYSHFLLLAPDDEFFESQSNPLSLDEVKELSTIWRDLAFWGYMNGVAEHPSSTSGTDEVRSLFTRAVTRVAERNARRKFAPDNFWVMQTDLQGFVEAVKDEDHVLSGESEEHQEGPRYRPRHLSRRQLAFSSPRIGLLNNLPMAIPFGTRLQVFREFVRADQERLGISRYDRRTRHKATIRRTNLAEDGFRQLNRLGPALKGTIEISFVDKWGQEEAGIDGGGLFKEFLTEMSKEAFDTERGLWLANNSNELYPNPHSYSTESHQLQWYGFIGRVLGKALYEDILVDVTFAGFFLAKWLGRQSYLDDLASLDRELYNGLVKLKNLPNPEDLELYFTVTEDDFGVARSVDLVPGGSDIAVTAANRHEYIQLVCKYKLDRQIAQQSRAFFSGLSDIIDPTWLRMFDQQELAQLLGGEETPIDLTDLRQHAQVTGYEDGYTPQLFWKVVAGFTQEERRSLLRFVTGCSRPPLLGFGYLNPGFAIRNGGADTERLPTASSCANLLKLPDYKNERVLRTKLLQAINSGAGFDMS, from the exons ATGTGGAACCcagacggcagcggcaggcaTGCCCCCGTCAACCTGTCcacccactcgtcgtcgtcgtcctcggcgctccTCAACAACATCCGCGCAGAGCGCACCGCccgcgaggagcagcgcaagcgcgaggcggccgcgaccgtGATCCAGAGCCTGTGGCGGGGCcggtccgccgccgcgcgcgtgcagaacgagctgctcgacgcgttcgagcGTGGCCAGTTCCCCtccgtcgagcgcggggtacgcgcgctcgtcgtcctcctcggccaggACAGGCCAGCGACACGCCAACGCGTAGGCAAGATCCTCGAGGCGTGGACcacggccgcgcgccaggTCGATG GTGCAGGACACCCGGCGTTCGCGGCAGGCCTCACGGACCCAGAGTACTTGCTCGTCTTTGCGCTCGTGTGCGCCAGGATACTCGGCTTCGTCAGCGGCAGTCCTCG GACGCAGCTCGCTGCCCATCTCTTATCGTCACTCGACGCCTTCTTGGAACCCGCAGCCTGGGGCGCAGTGCCAGATGCTCAGAGGGCGGCCTTTGTGACGGTGCTCGCGTCACAACAATGGGTCGAGACGGGCGTCAAGGTGTTGaaggacctcgtcgccgcgagc CTCCCGAAGAGGAAGCACGCTTCCCTACAGCCTCTGGTGCGACTGCTGACGCCGGCGATCCTCCCGATAACGACAGACTCACCGTTTGTTCCACCACTCGTTaacgtcctcctcgctgtGCCGTCCCTCGCGTCGTCAATCCCCATCACTTCGGTCCCCTACCTGTCCACGCATCTCGCATTATTCTCCGCCCTCCtgccagcagccgcggcaAATCCTGAGCTCCTGTCACAAAATGGTCTTGCGACAGAGCTCGGCCGTACCCACTTCCTTGCCAACCTGGCCACCTTTGGAATCAACGGCGGCTTGCTGGCGCGAAACGGTCGTCAGGGGATGACCGACTGGATGAAGGTCGTCGGGACTGTCATCGGGACACTGGGTGAGGGCTGGGGCCAgtgggtcgagcgcgccggcgccacgggAGCTGCAGGTGCACACACGCGTGCTCTCGCTCGTGCAGCCGAGACcatcgacagcgacgacgaggcaggcgaCGGCCGCAAAGTTCACCGACCAGTACTCCCCGCCAGCGTCAGCACCaagctgctcctcctcacctcCTCAGACCAGCTGGCCACCCTGGCCTCATTCGTGCTCAACTCGACTTCTCCCGGCCTGCTCGGTGACTTTGCCGACTTTGTTCTCGGTATTCTGAAGGCCTTTAGGGGATCGACCAGATGGGAGGCAACATtggacgccgtgctcgaggggAAGCGTGGTCGTGCGTCCGTCAAGCAACTGTGGCGTGAAGGCGTTCGCGGAAAGTGGGACAGCtcgcgacgaggatgggACAATTGGCAGCAAA ATCCAAACACCTCAGTTCTGCTACTACTATCCCACGTCTACTCCCACTTCCTCCTTCTGGctcccgacgacgagttttTCGAGTCGCAGAGCAACcccctctcgctcgacgaggtcaaggaaCTGTCGACGATATGGCGCGACTTGGCATTCTGGGGTTACATGAACGGCGTGGCCGAGCATCCTTCCAGCACCAGCGGTACCGACGAGGTCCGGTCCTTATTCACGCGAGCTGTCACTCGTGTCGCTGAGAGGAA TGCGAGGCGCAAGTTTGCCCCCGACAACTTCTGGGTCATGCAGACGGATCTGCAGGGATTCGTGGAGGCAGTCAA AGACGAAGACCACGTGCTCAGCGGCGAGTCAGAGGAGCACCAGGAAGGGCCTCGCTACCGCCCACGGCACCTGTCGCGCCGCCAGCTTGCATTCAGCTCGCCTCGCATCGGCCTCCTCAACAACCTGCCCATGGCGATTCCGTTCGGCACGCGACTCCAAGTATTCCGCGAGTTTGTGCGAGCTGACCAGGAACGCCTGGGTATCTCACGCTATGACCGGCGAACTCGACACAAGGCCACGATTCGCCGAaccaacctcgccgaggatggATTCCGGCAGCTGAATCGACTCGGCccggcgctcaagggcaCGATCGAGATCAGCTTTGTCGACAAGTGGGGCCAGGAGGAGGCTGGTatcgacggcggtggcctgTTCAAGGAGTTCTTGACGGAGATGTCCAAGGAGGCGTTTGACACGGAGCGTGGCCTGTGGTTGGCGAACAACAGCAACGAGCTGTATCCCAACCCGCACTCGTACTCGACCGAGTCTCACCAGCTGCAGTGGTATGGCTTC ATTGGCCGTGTCCTAGGCAAGGCGCTTTACGAGGACATTCTTGTCGACGTGACCTTTGCTGGCTTCTTTT TGGCCAAGTGGCTCGGTCGCCAGTcgtacctcgacgacctcgcatccctcgaccgcgagctGTACAACGGCCTGGTCAAGCTCAAGAACCTGCCCAACCCCGAGGACCTGGAACTCTACTTTAccgtcaccgaggacgatttcggcgtcgcgaggagCGTCGACCTGGTGCCCGGTGGCTCGGACATTGCCGTCACTGCCGCCAACCGGCACGAGTACATCCAGCTCGTGTGCAAGTACAAGCTTGACAGGCAGATTGCACAGCAGAGCAGGGCATTCTTCTCGGGCCTGTCCGACATTATCGACCCGACATGGCTGCGCATGTTTGACCAGCAGGAGCTGGCTcagcttctcggcggcgaggagacgcCAATCGACCTGACCGACCTGCGCCAGCATGCGCAGGTGACGGGCTACGAAGACGGGTACACGCCGCAGCTGTTCTGGAAGGTGGTCGCGGGCTTCACTCAGGAGGAGCGGCGCTCGCTCTTGAGGTTTGTGACGGgctgctcgcgcccgccgctgctgggcTTTGGGTACCTCAACCCTGGCTTTGCGATTcgcaacggcggcgcggacacGGAGCGGCTGCCgactgcgtcgtcgtgcgccaACCTGCTCAAGCTGCCCGACTACAAGAATGAGCGTGTACTGCGGACCAAGCTACTGCAGGCGATCAACAGTGGCGCGGGCTTCGACATGAGCTAG
- the OLE1_0 gene encoding Acyl-CoA desaturase produces MSAVPQTPPAKVVNELDPEADDFQTPDNYVTKTVQNQKRLPPITWSNLLSNIQWISTLALTIPPALAIYGLRTTPLLWKTFAWSVVYYFITGLGITAGYHRLWAHRSYNASKPLQVGLALAGAGSVQGSIKWWSRGHRAHHRYTDTKLDPYSAHEGFWWAHMGWMLVKPRGKIGVADISDLNKSPVVRWQHNNYVILMVFMGLVFPTLVAGLGWGDWAGGFFFAGAARLVFVHHSTFCVNSLAHWLGETPFDNKHTPKDHFITALVTVGEGYHNFHHQFPMDFRNAIKWYQYDPTKWFIWTMSKLGLASHLKKFPDNEIKKGQYTMKLQVLQEQSKEIKWPVHSNDLPVISWEDFKAEAKERSLVAIHGFIHDVSSFIEDHPGGAHLLKKAIGTDATTAFFGGVYDHSNAAHNLLAMMRVGILDGGMEVEHLKLQGLRRNLSSASLESGVSSASSVSVKSILSEVEQIENHKPVYQPVALVSNPYTFNIPPSEKYRIIQSTPEVRPTVLSRLNSQVNSRAGSRPVSPPLSP; encoded by the exons ATGTCCGCTGTCCCCCAGACGCCGCCTGCCAAGGTGGTCAACGAGCTtgaccccgaggccgacgacttCCAGACGCCCGACAACTACGTCACGAAGACGGTGCAGAACCAGAAGCGCCTGCCCCCCATCACGTGGAGCAACCTCCTTTCCAACATTCAGTGGATTTCCACGCTCGCCCTGACGATCCCGCCCGCGCTGGCCATCTACGGCCTTCGTACCACTCCTCTGCTCTGGAAGACGTTTGCCTGGTC TGTCGTCTACTACTTCATCACCGGTCTCGGCATCACTGCCGGTTACCACCGTCTCTGGGCCCACCGCTCGTACAACGCTTCCAAGCCTCTccaggtcggcctcgcgctcgccggcgccggctcggtcCAGGGCTCGATCAAGTGGTGGTCGcgcggccaccgcgcccACCACCGCTACACCGACACCAAGCTCGACCCCTACTCGGCCCACGAGGGCTTCTGGTGGGCTCACATGGGCTGGATGCTCGTCAAGCCCCGCGGAAAGATCGGTGTCGCCGACATCTCGGACCTGAACAAGAGCCCCGTCGTCCGCTGGCAGCACAACAACTATGTCATCCTCATGGTCTTCATGGGCCTCGTCTTCCCCACGCTTGTTGCCGGCCTCGGCTGGGGCGACTGGGCTGGTGGCTTCTTctttgccggcgccgcccgtcTCGTCTTTGTCCACCACTCGACCTTCTGCGTCAACTCGCTCGCCCACTGGCTCGGTGAGACCCCCTTCGACAACAAGCACACCCCCAAGGACCACTTCATCACGGCCCTTGTTaccgtcggcgagggctACCACAACTTCCACCACCAGTTCCCCATGGACTTCCGCAACGCCATCAAGTGGTACCAGTACGACCCCACTAAGTGGTTCATCTGGACCATGtccaagctcggccttgcTTCGCACCTCAAGAAGTTCCCTGACAACGAGATCAAGAAGGGCCAGTACACCATGAAGCTCCAGGTTCTCCAGGAGCAGTCCAAGGAGATCAAGTGGCCCGTCCACTCCAACGACCTGCCCGTCATCTCGTGGGAGGActtcaaggccgaggccaaggagcgcTCTCTTGTCGCCATCCACGGTTTCATCCACGACGTCTCTTCGTTTATCGAGGACCACCCCGGAGGTGCCCACCTCCTCAAGAAGGCTATCGGCACTGACGCGACCACTGCCTTCTTCGGCGGTGTCTACGACCACTCGAACGCTGCCCACAACCTGCTTGCCATGATGCGCGTCGGtatcctcgacggcggcatggaggtcgagcacctcaAGCTCCAGGGCCTCCGCCGCAACctctcgtcggcctcgctcgagtcgggtgtctcgtccgcctcgtcggtTTCCGTCAAGTCGATCCtctccgaggtcgagcagatCGAGAACCACAAGCCGGTCTACCAGCCCGTCGCCCTCGTGTCCAACCCCTACACCTTCAACATTCCTCCCTCGGAGAAGTACCGCATCATCCAGTCGACGCCCGAGGTCCGCCCCACTGTTCTCTCGCGCCTCAACTCGCAGGTCAactcgcgcgcgggctcgcgccCTGTTTCGCCTCCTCTCTCTCCTTGA